In Triticum aestivum cultivar Chinese Spring chromosome 5B, IWGSC CS RefSeq v2.1, whole genome shotgun sequence, the following proteins share a genomic window:
- the LOC123112767 gene encoding anther-specific protein MZm3-3-like — MMAVTTAQLPQPRALAALLVLVLITLGGAAEAQPPLGTCGAQLSQLAPCARYSVPPLPGQALPAPGPECCSALGSVSRDCACGAIDIINSLPAKCGLPRVSCQ, encoded by the exons ATGATGGCGGTGACCACGGCCCAGCTGCCGCAACCGCGCGCCCTGGCGGCCCTCCTCGTCCTGGTGCTGATCACGCTGGGCGGCGCGGCCGAGGCACAGCCGCCGCTCGGCACCTGCGGCGCGCAGCTGAGCCAGCTGGCCCCGTGCGCGCGCTACAGCGTGCCGCCGCTGCCGGGGCAGGCGCTCCCGGCGCCCGGGCCGGAGTGCTGCTCCGCGCTGGGGTCCGTGTCCCGCGACTGCGCCTGCGGCGCCATCGACATCATCAACAGCCTCCCCGCCAAGTGCGGCCTCCCGCGCGTCTCCTGCC AGTGA
- the LOC123112766 gene encoding plant UBX domain-containing protein 8 — protein MARPQQEAIDTFISITGADEAVAIRKLEEHAGDLNQAVNAHFTEGDSTVNAINQSIPPVNHDDMELDGPLDNTFQRPLFPEALHDPFALMDPNFQQMFFDSVGSAGTPNRDAQGPHPRETSNEVNDNNIQIGPSGQASVVENVTGRGSSYGPEVRDTIIIDDDDEELSSGLSSQHASIRSNVPQPNPLPTAPPLVHVTDNDIEEEMIRAAIEASKREAEELANAAEQERTRHIGGINLEDHLSDEDMETAAGTVRRQELGTGRGGTTMQPADEESSDEETDDVEEEPLVRRRSRRIPAGDTESTEPVLPGDSPPSSSQPQNHDRQYNRTDFPSEWGGISSEEHDEAVMLEAAMFGGIPEAPTYPLSHASSSHYPQVVHSPPPELTEQRLLREQQDDEYLASLQADQEKEMKTLQEAELRLLEETAAREAALEKQRQEEEEQRKMQLEKEELESNLAAKEASLPLEPPSDKEGVITLVVRMPDGSRQGRRFLKSDKFKSLFDFLDVGRTCKPETYRLVRTYPRRAFTTADGDQSFTDLGLTSKQEALFIEQITD, from the exons ATGGCGAGGCCGCAGCAGGAGGCTATCGACACCTTCATCAGCATCACCGGGGCCGACGAGGCCGTCGCCATCCGCAAGCTCGAG GAACATGCTGGTGACCTCAATCAGGCAGTCAATGCACACTTCACTGAAGGAGATAGCACAGT GAACGCAATCAATCAAAGTATTCCACCTGTTAATCATGATGATATGGAGCTGGACGGACCACTTGATAACACGTTTCAAAGACCGTTGTTCCCTGAAGCTCTGCATGACCCTTTTGCACTAATGGATCCCAATTTCCAGCAAATGTTTTTTGATAGTGTTGGTTCTGCTGGTACTCCCAATCGTGATGCACAAGGTCCGCACCCTAGAGAGACATCTAATGAAGTTAATGACAACAACATTCAAATCGGTCCTTCTGGTCAGGCTTCTGTTGTTGAGAATGTCACTGGACGTGGGTCTTCTTATGGACCAGAAGTTCGTGACACTATCATAatagatgatgacgatgaggagttGTCATCTGGGCTGTCTTCTCAGCATGCTAGTATCCGTAGCAATGTGCCGCAGCCAAATCCTCTGCCAACTGCTCCTCCACTAGTTCATGTCACAGACAATGACATAGAAGAGGAAATGATTCGGGCTGCAATTGAAGCTTCAAAAAGAGAGGCTGAAGAACTGGCAAAC GCAGCAGAGCAAGAACGGACTCGACATATTGGTGGAATAAACTTGGAAGATCATTTATCTGATGAAGACATGGAAACTGCAGCTGGAACAGTGAGAAG GCAAGAATTAGGTACAGGGAGGGGTGGAACAACTATGCAACCAGCAGATGAAGAGAGCTCCGATGAGGAGACCGATGATGTTGAAGAAGAGCCATTAGTTAGACGTCGTTCTAGGCGCATCCCTGCTGGAGACACAGAGTCAACGGAACCTGTTCTCCCAGGTGATAGTCCTCCCTCAAGTTCGCAGCCTCAAAACCATGATCGCCAGTATAACAGAACTGATTTCCCATCAGAG TGGGGTGGCATTTCTTCTGAGGAACATGATGAAGCTGTTATGCTTGAGGCTGCAATGTTTGGTGGAATTCCTGAAGCACCAACATATCCATTATCTCATGCGAGCTCGAGTCATTATCCCCAAGTAGTGCACTCTCCACCACCAGAATTGACTGAACAACGGTTATTACGAGAGCAGCAG GATGATGAGTACCTTGCAtcgctccaagctgatcaagaaaAGGAGATGAAGACTCTACAAGAAGCTGAGCTCAGACTGCTGGAAGAAACTGCTGCAAGAGAAGCTGCTCTTGAGAAACAAAGGCAAGAGGAGGAGGAACAGCGTAAAATGCAACTTGAGAAAGAG GAGCTTGAGTCCAATCTTGCCGCCAAAGAAGCATCATTGCCATTGGAGCCACCTTCAGACAAGGAAGGTGTTATAACACTTGTAGTTCGCATGCCTGACGGTAGTCGACAGGGGCGTCGCTTTTTAAAATCTGATAAATTCAAG TCCCTTTTTGATTTCTTAGACGTTGGCAGGACTTGCAAGCCAGAAACCTACAGACTG GTAAGGACATACCCCAGGCGTGCTTTTACCACTGCTGACGGCGACCAATCATTTACTGATCTCGGGTTAACAAGCAAGCAAGAAGCCTTATTTATAGAGCAGATTACTGATTAG